The Vigna unguiculata cultivar IT97K-499-35 chromosome 11, ASM411807v1, whole genome shotgun sequence genomic sequence AAACTGAGAATTAGAGTTCAATGTTCCAAACAGCTCCATGTCCCTCCCCACAAGCTTTGTGTATGTCTTTCATTCTCTCCACCGACTTACATATACCACTGCATGACCAATCAAAAGATGCCACGCACACATTTCCCGTCCTTGCCTTCCAATCACAATCTACGTACAACATAacattgaaattattttcacaaCATTACAAATAAACAAAGTTTCTTAACATGTGAACTACGTAGGAAAACGTACCAGGTGGGGTTCCGCAACACATGGACCGTTCATCCACATGTTCAACTTCCAGGCCCAATAACCACGAACCTAAGGATACGTCTTCATTTGCGTATTTGTGCAATATGGGCCTGCAAAACGCGATTCTCGTAAGTTAACACAATTCATTACTTCAAGTCTTCACGTAGAATGGGAAAGAACGATGAAAAATCACCAATTGATGGATATATAAGTTGCGAGATCCTTGGAGATGGCATATATTTGACCAGTGGCATGCCTGAAGTACTTGTTTCCTTCCTCTCCAAATTTCCAGTGCTCAGCCTCGTGATACTTTACTCCTCTGCCATGCATGTTCAAATAAGGTTACGATTACGAACAAATCTTTTAATGATTCATGGTTTAGAACAGGACCGTTTTTGCCACAATATAAAAGAGAAACCTCACTTTTGATATAGAACAGGACCAGATTTCATGCAACCAATGTAAACCCTGGGTCTTGATCGGTACTTGGCGAGTGTGCTCACTAGCATACCTGAATAAATACATAGATGaaaattttggaaataaaaGATTGTCTGATATATAAATGTTAGGTTTACAGATAAGGTTTCACAGGAAAGAACAAATACCAAATACCAATAAGACGTGAACCCAACTACATAAGACATTAATACCACTCTCATTCCAAAACTgtatttctttcctttattgccttgtttcTTCCGGACAATTGTATTTTTGTTGGCTAAATTTGAAAGACATACCTAGATTTAAATGGACATCATCGTCTACCTTGACGTAGAAATCAGCATCCCACAAAGAAGTGATGGTGGAAAAGTAGAGGCGAGTCTTGGAAGATAGCTCATGATAACCTTCAACGTGGTCTAACCTGAGGAAGTCCTTGTGTTCTGCCTCTTCTGCATCAATTGCTTTATCCAAAACCCCCCTGGTGTGGTGCTGTGCCCGATCACGAACCTCACAACAATGCCCTTCTCTTTCTCTAGCTCCTTCAAATCATTCCCTGTTTGTTTTCACACATCAAACACATTACTCTCCTTTTTCATTTCATCACATACATGCAGTAGTAGTAGTAggcaaaagcacaaaaattgtGCTTTTGCCTAGTAGTGTACCTCTAGGTAACCATGTTTCGCGTATAGAGTCTCTTCGCCTTTTGCTGCTAAACGCTGTGTTAATACCAATCACCACAAAAGCCTTTCGCTTTTGCATTTTCTGCCCACCACTTTGGCTTCTCCTACCTGCTGTCAGTTCCATTTCCAACGTCGAAACTGCCTTATCCAGAGACCTTCATTTCACACAtgttatgaaaacaaaaaaaaaaaccaaagttaaagtttgagatttagaaaataaatttaagcaTGGAGCAACGAGATTGGTGTAACTAAGTCGGAGATATTTATCTTACTTGATAGCTTGATGAGTCTTCACCACTTCCTCCATTACATCACCAGATCCGCCTTCGATAAGTTTCTGtcagaaaaacatgaaaatcaGTTTCTTTTGTATGTGTCTGAACATAGTTTGGAATAACGAAACACAAGAAATTGTGTACTAACTCGCTTGTGATCACA encodes the following:
- the LOC114170598 gene encoding LOW QUALITY PROTEIN: probable beta-1,3-galactosyltransferase 8 (The sequence of the model RefSeq protein was modified relative to this genomic sequence to represent the inferred CDS: inserted 1 base in 1 codon), whose protein sequence is MRGKAASGKTVFFVCIACFLAGTLFSGQMWTRPSNHENTLQQSTPDCDHKRKLIEGGSGDVMEEVVKTHQAIKSLDKAVSTLEMELTAGRRSQSGGQKMQKRKAFVVIGINTAFSSKRRRDSIRETWLPRGNDLKELEKEKGIVVRFVIGHSTTPGGXLDKAIDAEEAEHKDFLRLDHVEGYHELSSKTRLYFSTITSLWDADFYVKVDDDVHLNLGMLVSTLAKYRSRPRVYIGCMKSGPVLYQKGVKYHEAEHWKFGEEGNKYFRHATGQIYAISKDLATYISINWPILHKYANEDVSLGSWLLGLEVEHVDERSMCCGTPPDCDWKARTGNVCVASFDWSCSGICKSVERMKDIHKACGEGHGAVWNIEL